One part of the Algibacter sp. L1A34 genome encodes these proteins:
- a CDS encoding NAD(P)/FAD-dependent oxidoreductase encodes MVKELQLRISLKEEERSDILVLKSALKLDIDREDITGVKVLRKSIDARKPKIILNYKVAVYIREALPEKSDYIFDYKDVSKAKPIHIIGFGPAGMYAALRCIELGFKPIVLERGKNVKDRRRDLKAINQDHFVNEDSNYCFGEGGAGTYSDGKLYTRSLKRGDVRRIFENLVFHGATDQILVDAHPHIGTNKLPKVVQNIRETILNYGGEVHFETRVTDFIIKDNSIKAIQLLNKEEIPVDQVILATGHSARDIFYLLHKKEIALEAKSFAMGVRVEHPQHIIDSIQYHCSGDRHELLPAASYGLVQQVNERGVYSFCMCPGGFIVPAATANGEVVVNGMSPSKRNNLFANSGIVVEIDVNKDLPKYEQFGPLKGLEYQKNLERLAFTAGGRSQVAPAQRLTDFVKGNLSSSLNPTSYQPGLNSAPLHSLLPKFIGSRLRKGFEAFGQKMKGYYTEEANVVGVESRTSSPVSIPRKENLAHPQISNLFPCGEGGGYAGGIVSAAMDGERCAEAATENL; translated from the coding sequence GATGCTAGAAAACCTAAAATAATTCTCAACTATAAAGTAGCTGTTTATATTCGCGAAGCTTTACCGGAAAAATCCGATTATATTTTCGATTACAAAGATGTTTCAAAAGCTAAGCCCATTCATATTATTGGTTTCGGACCTGCAGGCATGTATGCGGCGTTGCGTTGTATAGAACTAGGTTTTAAACCTATTGTTTTAGAACGTGGAAAAAATGTTAAAGATCGTCGTCGTGATTTAAAAGCTATAAACCAAGATCATTTTGTAAACGAAGATTCTAACTATTGTTTTGGAGAAGGTGGAGCAGGAACTTATAGTGATGGAAAACTTTACACACGAAGTTTAAAACGTGGTGATGTACGCCGTATTTTTGAAAATTTAGTTTTTCATGGAGCAACCGATCAAATTTTAGTTGATGCACATCCACATATAGGAACAAATAAACTTCCAAAAGTGGTACAGAATATTCGTGAAACCATTTTAAATTATGGTGGAGAAGTGCATTTTGAAACACGAGTTACCGATTTCATTATAAAAGATAATAGCATCAAAGCTATTCAACTTCTTAATAAAGAAGAAATCCCAGTAGATCAAGTTATCTTAGCAACTGGTCATTCTGCAAGAGACATCTTTTATTTACTTCATAAAAAAGAAATAGCCTTAGAAGCAAAATCATTTGCAATGGGTGTTCGTGTTGAGCACCCGCAACATATTATCGATTCTATTCAATACCATTGTTCTGGAGATCGTCACGAGCTTTTGCCTGCCGCATCTTACGGGTTAGTACAACAAGTTAACGAACGTGGTGTTTATTCATTTTGTATGTGTCCAGGCGGATTTATTGTTCCGGCAGCGACTGCAAATGGTGAAGTTGTAGTAAATGGTATGTCGCCGTCGAAGCGGAATAATTTATTTGCCAATTCGGGTATTGTGGTTGAAATTGATGTGAACAAAGATTTACCTAAATACGAGCAATTCGGCCCATTAAAAGGTTTAGAATATCAAAAGAATTTAGAGCGATTAGCTTTTACCGCAGGCGGAAGAAGTCAAGTAGCTCCAGCCCAGAGATTAACCGATTTTGTAAAAGGTAATCTATCGTCAAGTTTAAATCCAACTTCATACCAACCGGGATTAAATTCAGCGCCATTACATTCGCTTTTACCAAAATTTATAGGAAGCAGATTAAGAAAAGGGTTTGAAGCTTTCGGACAAAAAATGAAAGGGTATTACACCGAGGAGGCTAATGTTGTTGGTGTGGAATCTAGAACATCGTCTCCAGTTTCTATTCCTCGAAAAGAAAATTTGGCGCACCCTCAAATTTCTAATTTATTTCCTTGTGGTGAAGGTGGTGGTTATGCAGGCGGTATTGTTTCGGCTGCTATGGATGGTGAGCGTTGTGCAGAAGCGGCAACGGAAAACTTATAG